In Glandiceps talaboti chromosome 4, keGlaTala1.1, whole genome shotgun sequence, a single window of DNA contains:
- the LOC144434592 gene encoding protein EOLA1-like, which translates to MPKSKRKKYGQHGTRNIQQENEDNGVESKLPTQTFPCISARQPYAGFILDGLKTVETRWTQIFKNLENQKVAIQIAWNEWEGTEWKDILMEKGMEEVEISEVLENGKRHGKGVIAGIFTVGESWQYESQSVSEDEKQDLERQAILRPLDEKYLTRIHNPKWLLKPLTCRGQRGVWKVDIPENILPS; encoded by the exons ATGCCTAAATCAAAAAGAAAGAAGTATGGTCAACATGGTACCCGAAACATTCAACAGGAGAATGAAGACAATGGTGTTGAAAGTAAATTACCAACCCAAACATTTCCTTGTATTTCTGCCAGACAGCCGTATGCTGGGTTCATTTTAGATGGTTTGAAAACTGTAGAAACAAGATGGACTCAGATTTTCAAAAACTTGGAAAATCAAAAGGTAGCTATCCAAATAGCATGGAATGAGTGGGAAGGTACAGAATGGAAGGATATCTTGATGGAAAAGGGAATGGAAGAAGTGGAAATATCAGAAGTTTTGGAAAATGGGAAAAGACACGGAAAAGGCGTCATTGCag GTATCTTTACGGTGGGAGAATCATGGCAATATGAATCACAAAGTGTGAGTGAAGATGAAAAACAAGACTTAGAAAGACAGGCtattctcagaccactagatGAAAAATACCTAACAAGAATCCACAATCCTAAATGGTTACTAAAACCGTTGACATGTAGGGGCCAAAGGGGAGTTTGGAAAGTGGACATCCCAGAGAACATTTTACCAAGTTGA